CTGCCAAGTACTCATGAGCACTGTTAATGGTACAGTGCAAGAGATGTCCACAAAGACAGCTCCAAAAAGTGAAACTTAACCCTTAAGGACTAAACGAGATGAGGGCAGGGCTCGTCCCTTGCTGCTCTCCCCACCCATCTCAGGGATGCAGTGCACCAGAGGTGAGACTCAAACAATCACTGAGGCCACTGGATGCTGCAGAGGTGCTCATTTCCCTTCTGTGACAGCAGATTTCTTCAGAAGTGTGTGctgacccccagctctgcagccccagctgtggtTTGGGTGGATCCTGTGCTACACTCAGCTCCTGGTCTCTGGCAGGCACCAGTGGGGCAGGAACTTTCCTCTGGAGCTGGCTCATATGAGCTTTGGCCACTGAGTCTTCAAATGCTCAGCATAAAGTAAAATCAGAGCAAAACTTACCCTGCAGATAAAGGCTGGTGATCACCAGAGTGTGAAGAGGAAGCTCAGAGATTTACCTCCTATTAGAAATGTCATTGCAGTGACACATAAGGATGAGAACTTCAATTTAATAACTACACACTTGTGAAGATTTTGCTTGCATTGGAAAGCCCAAGAGAAATTGTAAAAGGGTTTAAAGAAAAGTTGCTAAAAGGAGATGAACATGCTCAGGATCTCAAGGATATATTGCAAAAGCTCTCTTAACGTTGGGAGACCACAGGGGCAAACCCACAAATCAAGTTTCTTTAGGGAAAATcaggctctgtcctggctgaaGAGACATCAGCCAGTCCCTCTGAGCTCCAGATCTACagacactgatttttctttcactgaaaatCAGAAACTGAGGATGACTGACCTTGCTTAAAACACAGCATTGAATGCCTCCAATGAAGGCAGTAGTAATCAGTGATTTGGACACCAGTCTTAATTTTTTGGCTGAGTCTCTGCCAGTATTCAAATACCTTTCCTCCTTGAGTgtttagaggaaaaaattaaaaccattttgGTGAGGATGAAAGGCAGGAGGTCCCCAGAGAAGGGGATTGGCTTCAAGAGAGAAATTCCTCTTCACCTGTCAAACATTATCTCATACTTGGAAGTCTTTTGGGCCTGCAGCTAAAAGGGTCATTTTAAGAGAAATATTGCCTGTGGGGCTGAGTCAGGCTGCTATAAAAGATGTAAGGAATTTTAGGAAAATTACTCCTTAAGGGATTATCAATGCTAAGCATGGAAGACAGGAGGGTTGGGAGCTAAAAAAGAGGGCAGGGtgagatgggatattgggaaggaattgttccctgtgagggtgggcaggcacagggtgcccagagaagctgtggctgcccctggatccctggaagtgtccaaggccaggttggacagggtttggacACCCTGGAttagaggaaggtgtccctgccatagCAGGGGATGGAACtgaatgagctttaaggtcccatccagcccaaatcattctgtgattctgtgataaaatGCTCAGCCCCATCCTCCCACCCTCATTCCTCTGCTTTAGTTTTGTTCCAGAAAAGTGCATCCATCACCTGTCTCCCTTGGAAACCCGTCCCTATGGCAACATGCAGGAATATCTCCATGCAGATAAAGTGTCAGAGCTTTGACAGCCCCTTCTTTTTGTGACACTTCTGATGGCACCGTCCCGAGGTTGTCGGAGAGATGCTGGGAGCTCGCCTGTGTCAAGACACCCCTTGGAAAGATTTTCCACTGAGAACTTGTTTTTGCAGTCTTTCACTCTCCTGGCTCTTGAACTCTCAGTCTGTGTATCACAACTGtgattttctctgaaatgtgTTGCAAAATCCATGTATTTGCCTTTATCAGCAAAACCCCGTAGCCTCCAATGAGATGTTTTTGACAAGACCTACTTTCCATGAAGCCACCCTGCCAAGCACCACGAGCTGCTTCTGTCTTCTTTCCAAACTCAATCCCACACTGGCTTTTcacttgtggggttttttctcatCTGCTATGAAGATTCACCTGTACCTATGCCACCAACACAGTGAATTTCTCTCTACACTCCTCATGGGATTAACACTGCTATCATTTCCCCCTCTGTTGTGAGTAAATATGCCACATCTGAGCATGTCACAAATTTACCAATTAAAAACACCCCAtgcactgctggctctgggtgATAAGGAGTGTATGTGCATACAGAGTGATAACCTTGGGCTCCAGGAACTGCAGTCAGGAATTCTGATTTCAGAAGCATAAAACTCCTCCCCAAGGGCATTGTTAGCAACCACAGCCaacagctccaggctgtgtcCTAAACATCTGTAGGTCCAGAAAGGTCAAGACCCTTTGGAGTGATGCTCACAATGAAATCTGTCACAGTTGGGCTTTATTTGCAGACAAACACATGGTAACATGCAAgcatgtttttttgtttaatccCTACTGGACAGAAATGCATGGCTAAAATTTCACATGAgcaaaaaaggttaaaaaagaaaCTATGGTTTGTGACATCAAGATGTACTTTAAACTTTCATCAGATTGCACAGCCAGTATTGAGCTGACCTTGTCTGATCTAGATTTTCAAGGCCCCATGAATTGCTTATTCCTCACCAAGAACAAGGGACAACTTGGTGCCTGTACTCACTGTGGAAGAGCCAGGTGTGGATGAACACTGGCACAAATTCAATGGCAAATTCTCACTCTTACAGGGAGCTCAAGGCActctgctcagctgtgccctcCTGAGAATCCCAGAGGCTCTTGCTGCCCTTGAGAAGaccaggaaaataaaggaatgcTGTTTGCACAGCCAAAAACAAGAGGATAGAAAGGAATAATGGCAATTATGATTTGGGGCTGTAGCTACAAATGAGATTTTCTCTCACTTAGAAATCATGAATCTCTTTGGAGATCCTTCCTTGGAAGTGGGAGGGCAGAGTTAAACTTAAATCCAGCACTTACCCAACTGAGGCACTACATAAATCCAGTTGATACAAGAGATGAAAAAGGAATCCTGTCATTTAGAGTTGCAGCAGAAAGCATTTCAGTATCATCCTCTCTGCTGTTGAGATTAGGGAAGGGACAaggaggctgtggctgcagcaggaattaaCCTCAGAACAACCAACTTTCTATTGCACCTGTCACTGGAATAGCTCTGCACAGCCATGGCAATgaaaacttcaaaatattttctgcatttttaatggatttaaaaaatagtccttctattttgtttttttttcatctgtgcttCTCTTCCTGTCAATGCTTATGCCAAGAATCGCCATgaaactgctctgaaaacaCCAATCCACAAAAGTGGTTTATCCTTCCGAGATATTCACAAGCAGGCACACTTCAGGGCTGTAATTGGACaggaaaaatgtcctttttttgctgtaaaaagcaaagcagggctCGTGATGgaggcagggtgggatggaggcGGTGGGAGCTGCCCAAAGATCCCAGTCCTGGCTGCTGTCAGGAATGACAGATGGTGTTTGTCAAGAGGATAGAGATTTACCTTCTTATTTTACCATGGAAATGTAGCAGCAAGAACACTACCAACATCCACTATTTTATCCAACAGATTTAAGAAATATAtcccacattaaaaaaacaaaacaacaaagccCAACaggattcctgcaggaaaacagagcGCCAGATGCAGCTGGAAATCCCAATTAAAAGAAGCAGTTTTGTTTACCAAGAGACAATGTCAGCCATtgcatgtaatttattttctcattaaggAAATGCAGTGAGCATATACAGAGATTACATTCAATACAGATTTATCATTACAGAACCATACAAAGATAAAGATACAATCAATACCTGCTTCCTGTAGCAGAAGAGATTTTAGGAACTGCTTCAAGCtgagaatgaaatgaaaaatacttacACCAATTTAAGTGATTTTTATACAGATGAGATGCTGGAGTCCAAATTAACATTCTCAGCCAAGATCTGCTGCATTGTTGCAATCTTTCTATTCAACAGCTTTATCAGACTGGTGCCTAGAGACTAAAAATAGACCAAACTGCCTTGCCTGGAACTGATTTTTTGAAGAatcatactgaaaaaaaagtcacaacaCAAAGCTAGAGGAAAAACTACTTTGCCACATATTTTGTGAGTTCCATAGATTTGATGACCTAAGCTTTTTCCTACTAGGCAACTAAAACTAGAACTGGAAAGACCACCTGTACTTCAGTTACAGCAGCTGCACTTCAGGCCAATCCTGGGCATGTtgtgtgccaggggctggacCAGATCATCAGCTTGACATTAAAATTACAACTATCACTCACCTCCTTGCCTGTGCTCTGAGGTTTGGATCAAAGGAGGTGGTGATGCACAATGCCTTCTACTGTGATTCTTTCTGGATCATTTACTTGCTAAAATTGCCATGAATGggtttattaaaaatattgatttagtCTCTTATGTTTCTAAAGACCTCCAAGTAAAGCAATCactttgcaaaatgaaaaggaTACATAAACCACCTCAAGTCAATCACATCACTGAAGGGGAGATATGTATAGATATATACACTCTTACTCCCAAAACCTGCAATTTTGGACAgtgaaaaattatctgaaacCTCAAGAAGAATTATAAACTCAAGTTATAATTTGCCTACAAGACAGGGATTAATcacttgtttttaaaaccaGCAGGAGAGATAGATTGAGCCAATCTTTGGATGGAGTACCAGTTCAAAAACAACTTCCAAACTCTTATTCTTGCTTCTTCTAATGCTGTGGTAAGATTCTCAAAGGATCAGAAAAGAGAAGCCTGGAAGAtgttttttcccatggaaataCACACAAGCACAGgaccacagaatggtttgggttggaaaggaccttaaagaccatccagttccagccccccTGCCAGGAACATATCCTATACAATATTCCTCCATGCATCATTCTCCTCATGGCCTTCTCTTACCAGTTTGTATTAATATTAAATCATCTGCATTTCGAGTTTCCTGGCTTTGTCCAGTACATCAATGCTCTCTGAAAGATTAAATTGCTTGCTAGAATTTTCAGTCACTTTGTGCTTGAAAATTTTAGATTGCTTTTGAACGTCTGCCAACAGCATTTGGCAGACATTTGCCCTTTACCTTACTACCAGGCTACCTGCAGCAAAGATTCCTCCTTATCTAAATTGCAGGGAAATGTTATGTATTCGCACAATCAACCCCTCAGGATAAACAACAGGGCAGCATTTCTTACACAGAGATCAAGACCTATTTAGCAGATGAAACAATTTTTATCTAAACATCTGTCAGGTCTTCCTACAGCTTTTTTCCTAGTGAGATACATGGTACATGGAGCATGATTAGGAGATATTATCATCCTTTGCTAAGAAGGCAGAGTTGTTGCTTCAGGAtactcttatttttttatttttttttctctttttcccctcatgtcAGCTTCAACAAGGGGTGCCAGAGCAGTGTGAAGATGAGGAGGAAGtagctgctggagctggtgacCCTGGGAGCCAGGCTCTTGGCGTTGCAGTTGTTGGAGTAGCAGCAGTGGACGCTCACTCCGGGTGCCCTCGACCCGTCCCTCCTGGCGCGCTCGCAGAAGGACCTGAACGAGCAGGACTTCATGATGCCACCTGCAACAGAGCCACAGTGAGCCCAGAGGGGCTGCAAAAGGCCACCTGCTCCCACCTGCACCccctcagcaccagcactgagcaAGCCTTGGGTTTGGCTGATCTTCACAAGGAAATGAATATGATCACtacacacagcagcacaccaACAGGCTCCCACTTACATAACTCGGATTTTTCTCAGAGGCAACTGGTGCACTTAAATGTCTTTGGATGTGCCCAAGTGCAGAGGCTCTTCAGCTTCTTTTCCATCTTAATGTCCAGCTAAGTCACTTAAGTAAGAAGTGGGCAACACTTAAAATGCCTCTTTCCAGCTTTCACAAAGACTGGGTGCAACCCATCGCAGCACACCAAAAAATCATTCCCAGCGGGATTTTGTGTCAGCAAAACTAGGACTGAGATTTATTAATGGGCTTTATTTTGAGAGGAGACATTTACTTTCAGTTTTCTCCTTAACTTACTATGCACTCCTCTCTTCCCAACACTGATTATCTCTTTCTTTTGTGACAAATGTAAGGAGTCTGACACATTTGTGACACTTACTTGCTTGTCCTCTAATGACTGCACAGGCATCTGCAtggcctgggcactgctgacttCCTTGTCTGTTGCAGTCATCATCACTAGAACCTACACAGGTGTAACACTGCAGTGCTTCACCTGTGAGGGAGAAGAGACCACTCAGAGTTTAcaagaagtatttaaaaatatcaaattttcTAATAAGGTTTCCagcacacatgaaaaaaaaaattgcaagaaaGTTTTGGAAAATCCAGAGAGTCTGCAAATCTTAACAAATCCACAGAATCTGCAAATCTTTTTTTAGGAACAGCTCAGATGATGATTAAAAaacacaataataaaaaaatcaaccaatTATTTAGTTGTTATAATCTGCAGT
The window above is part of the Catharus ustulatus isolate bCatUst1 chromosome 8, bCatUst1.pri.v2, whole genome shotgun sequence genome. Proteins encoded here:
- the LOC116999197 gene encoding CD59 glycoprotein-like; this translates as MMWTVFSLVLVSSIFVLKSEALQCYTCVGSSDDDCNRQGSQQCPGHADACAVIRGQASGIMKSCSFRSFCERARRDGSRAPGVSVHCCYSNNCNAKSLAPRVTSSSSYFLLIFTLLWHPLLKLT